The following is a genomic window from Spirosoma foliorum.
CCGGGCCGACGTTCGGTGATGAGAAATTTGCCAACCCAGTCGATGCCATTCGGAAACTAACCGAACTGGCTGGGCCGTATGGTATCGGTCGCGACATTCACGTAGGCGACACGATTATTGGTATCAAAGGTCGCGTTGGTTTCGAAGCACCTGCTCCGTTAATTCTGATCAAATCGCACCACACGCTTGAAAAACACGTATTGGGCAAGTGGCAATTGTACTGGAAAGAGCAACTGGCGAACTGGTACGGTACGATGTTGCATGAAGGCCAATTTATGGACCCCGTTATGCGCAACATCGAAACCTTCCTGGCCGATTCACAGGCACATGTATCGGGTAAAGTGCATGTGTTGCTGGCACCTTATCGTTTCCAGGTGCTGGGTATCGAGTCGGATCATGATCTGATGTCGTCGAAATTTGGTTCATACGGCGAAATGAACAATGCCTGGACTGGCGACGATGTACGGGGCTTCTCGAAAGTAGCTTCCAATCAGGTAATGATCTACGAGAAAATCAACAATCAGTGATCGGTAAATCGCGAAAATATTGTGCTCCTCGACGTATTGGTTACCCGCTGCAACTCCTTGATGTAGTGGTTGACCAATACGCACGGGGAAGCTATAGCCAGCGCGATTACGGCTCTTTAAATACCGAAGCGCCGTCTATTCTGCTCATGACGTCGGGGCATCTGGGCGATGCCCTGATTTTATCCTATGCGTTCCCTCTCATCCGAAAACGCTATCCTAAAGCACAAATCGACGTGCTGGCGGGCTCCTGGTGCGATCCTATCTGGAAGGGAAACCCGTACATCCGTAAGGTTGTCCACCTCAACCATGTTAGCACAAACCGACGACCTTTGTCGAAATGGGGCAAGTGGCAGGAGTTTTACCGAACAACCCGATCGGCTATAAGCGAACTGCGTGATACGGTGTATGATTACTCGGTTGATGTTCGGTTCTCCGATTCTCCCATGCACTTTGTGTTGCCTTATCTGAAGGTCAAACGCAAATTCGGTTTTGGTACCCGAGGTTTCGGCGGCTTGCTTGATGAGGAATTTTTCATGCCCGATGAGGAGATTCACAACTTCGATCTGATCCTGAAGGTATTGAAACCGATGGGCGTTGAAGGCGATTTACGGACCGTAGAGCCGTACTTTGTTCACCCAGCCCTCTCGCCAACTGAGTTGTGGGCCAAGATGAACCGCCCGGTTCCGACGCAGAAACCCGTTCTGATTTTCCCCGAATCGGGTGGAGAGTTTCGGATGTTACCTATTGAATACTGGGCTAAATTGGCAAGTAGGCTACTGATCGAAAGCCCGAATTCGCTAGTATTCAGTGGACAGAAAGCATTTACAACCGAATTATATGAGCGTGTTCGGAACGATCATCCGGTCGATGCCGACCGATTGGTACCGGCTGTTGGTACGCTGAATCTTCAGGATATTGCCAGTTTAAGCGAACAGGCACAGGTTGCTTTTACACTCGACTCGCTACCGATGCACCTTTG
Proteins encoded in this region:
- a CDS encoding glycosyltransferase family 9 protein encodes the protein MIGKSRKYCAPRRIGYPLQLLDVVVDQYARGSYSQRDYGSLNTEAPSILLMTSGHLGDALILSYAFPLIRKRYPKAQIDVLAGSWCDPIWKGNPYIRKVVHLNHVSTNRRPLSKWGKWQEFYRTTRSAISELRDTVYDYSVDVRFSDSPMHFVLPYLKVKRKFGFGTRGFGGLLDEEFFMPDEEIHNFDLILKVLKPMGVEGDLRTVEPYFVHPALSPTELWAKMNRPVPTQKPVLIFPESGGEFRMLPIEYWAKLASRLLIESPNSLVFSGQKAFTTELYERVRNDHPVDADRLVPAVGTLNLQDIASLSEQAQVAFTLDSLPMHLCCLGCPTFSFQKNGMGVQFFPIASQPTVVVHNHQLSRDLTIDRPGFSSEYVTVFDDTVLDRALEWFRSVNTHSRITPSK